In Euphorbia lathyris chromosome 9, ddEupLath1.1, whole genome shotgun sequence, the following are encoded in one genomic region:
- the LOC136205501 gene encoding germin-like protein subfamily 1 member 13: protein MKSVKFLVPLAILALASSLASAYDPSPLQDFCVAIAEPKNAVFVNGKFCKNPNETVAEDFFFAGLNIPRDTNNANGVNVTLLNVDQIAGLNTLGISLARLDYAPNGGLNPPHTHPRATEILVVIEGTLLVGFVTSNPNKLFTKTLYPGDVFVFPIGLIHFQFNIAKTKGVAFAGLSSQNPGVITIANAVFGPNPPINPDILAKAFMLDQDVVKDLQDKFANVN, encoded by the exons atgaaaagtgTTAAATTCCTTGTACCTTTAGCTATATTAGCATTGGCTTCGTCTTTGGCATCTGCTTATGATCCTAGCCCCCTCCAGGATTTCTGTGTAGCCATAGCTGAGCCCAAGAATGCTG TTTTTGTGAATGGAAAGTTCTGCAAGAACCCAAATGAGACAGTAGCAGAAGATTTCTTCTTTGCTGGACTGAACATACCAAGAGATACAAATAATGCAAACGGAGTAAATGTAACATTATTAAATGTTGATCAAATAGCAGGACTTAACACACTTGGTATATCATTGGCTAGGCTTGACTATGCCCCAAATGGTGGATTAAACCCTCCTCATACTCACCCTCGTGCCACTGAAATCCTTGTTGTGATTGAAGGAACTCTCCTTGTTGGTTTCGTCACATCTAATCCTAATAAGCTCTTCACTAAAACACTATACCCAGGAGATGTTTTTGTATTCCCAATTGGACTAATTCACTTCCAGTTCAATATTGCTAAAACTAAAGGTGTTGCTTTTGCTGGTTTAAGCAGCCAAAATCCAGGTGTTATTACTATTGCTAATGCTGTCTTTGGTCCTAATCCACCCATTAATCCTGATATTCTTGCTAAAGCCTTTATGTTGGATCAAGATGTGGTTAAGGATCTCCAGGACAAGTTTGCCAATGTCAACTAG
- the LOC136205156 gene encoding germin-like protein subfamily 1 member 13, which translates to MKSVKFLVPLAILALASSLASAYDPSPLQDFCVAIAEPKNAVFVNGKFCKNPNETVAEDFFFGGLNVPRDTNNANGVNVTLLNVDQIAGLNTLGISLARLDYAPNGGLNPPHTHPRATEILVVIEGTLLVGFVTSNPNKLFTKTLYPGDVFVFPIGLIHFQFNIAKTKGVAFAGFNSQNPGVITIANAVFGPNPPINPDILAKAFMLDQDVVKDLQDKFANVN; encoded by the exons atgaaaagtgtTAAATTCCTTGTACCTTTAGCTATATTAGCATTGGCTTCCTCTTTGGCATCTGCTTATGATCCTAGCCCCCTCCAGGATTTCTGTGTAGCCATAGCTGAGCCCAAGAATGCTG TTTTTGTGAATGGGAAGTTCTGCAAGAACCCAAATGAGACAGTGGCAGAAGATTTCTTCTTTGGTGGACTGAATGTACCAAGAGATACAAATAATGCAAACGGAGTAAATGTAACGTTATTAAATGTTGATCAAATAGCAGGACTTAACACACTTGGTATATCATTGGCTAGGCTTGACTATGCACCAAATGGTGGATTAAACCCTCCTCATACTCACCCTCGTGCCACTGAAATCCTTGTTGTGATTGAAGGAACTCTCCTTGTTGGTTTCGTCACATCTAATCCTAATAAGCTCTTCACTAAAACACTTTACCCAGGAGATGTTTTTGTATTCCCAATTGGACTAATTCACTTCCAGTTCAATATTGCTAAGACTAAAGGTGTTGCTTTTGCTGGTTTTAACAGCCAAAATCCAGGTGTTATTACTATTGCTAATGCTGTCTTTGGTCCTAATCCACCCATTAATCCTGATATTCTTGCTAAAGCCTTTATGTTGGATCAAGATGTGGTTAAGGATCTCCAGGACAAGTTTGCCAATGTCAACTAG